A segment of the Candidatus Eisenbacteria bacterium genome:
TTCAAGTCCGGCATCTTCAACTGCGCGATTTCGCGGACTTGTTGCATCGTGACCGTGCCGACCTTCGTCTTGTTCGGTTCCCCCGAGCCCGAGGCGATTCCGGCGGCCTTCTTGAGCAGGACGGCGGCCGGGGGCGTCTTGAGGATGAACGTGAACGAGCGGTCCTTGTAGATCGTGATGACGACCGGGATGATCATCCCGGTCTGCGTCTGGGTCGCGGCGTTGAACTGCTTGCAGAACTCCATGATGTTGACCTGGTGCTGTCCCAGGGCCGGCCCGACCGGAGGCGCCGGATTCGCCGCGCCGGCAGGGATCTGGAGCTTTACCATTGCCGCAACCGCCTTCTTCGCCATTCTCTCCTCCAACCGGGCCCGCGACTCGAAGCCGGGCCCTCGCCGGACGCGCTAGATCGACTGCACCTGCATGAAATCGAGCTCGACAGGCGTCGCGCGACCGAAAATGCTCACCATGACGCGGACCTTGCCGCGGTCCGAGTTGATCTCGTCCACGGTCCCCACGAAGTCGCAGAAGGGGCCGTCGACGACTTTGACGCTCTCGCCCACCTTGAAAGGAACCTCGGCGTGAACCCTCTCCCGCTCGGGCGTCGCGTGCCCGCGGATCCTCGCGATCTCCAGCTCGGAGAGCGGCATCGGGTTCTTCTCGTTGCCCGCGTCGCCCACGAAGCGGGTCACCCCGGGGATATTCTCGACCAGATGCTTCGTCTCCTCGCTCATCTCCATCTCGATGAGGACATAGCCCGGAAACGTCTTGCGCTTGGTGATCGTCTTCTTGCCGTTCTTCATCACGGCGAAATTCTCTGTGGCCACCAGGATCTCGCCGAAGCTCTCCTGCTGCAGGGCGTACTGGATCGCCTTCTCGAGATTCGTGCGCACCTTGTTCTCGTGACCCGAGTAGGTGTGGATCGCATACCACTTCTTGGCCATCAGTGCCTCTCGGTCCGCCGGGCGGCGTGCATATCCCTCGCAGGTCGGATCATCTAGAGGACCGCCTGCACGCCCTTGCTGATCACGATGTCAACCGCATAGATGAACAGCGAGATCAGGAACACGGCGACGATGACGACGATGGTCGACTCGCGAAGCTCGTCGCGGCTTGGCCAGGTGACCTTGGTGGCCTCCACCTTCACCTCGCCCAGGAACTTGTTGAACCTATCGACAGCCGACATTCAGGCTCCTCCGACGCTTGGCCGCTCCCCCGCGAACCGCGAGAGACTGAGAGACTCCACCCGATCGTCTGGACGGCCTCCGGAGCGGAAGCCGCATCCCCGCCCTACCCAACCTCCCTACGCCTCCGGTCCGGCCCCTGCTATCGCGTCTCCTTGTGGGGCGTGTGCTTCCTGCAGAAGGGGCAGAACTTGCTGTACTCGACCCTGTCCGGGTGGAGTTTCTTGTTCTTCGTGAGATTGTAGTTGCGCTGCTTGCACTCGGAGCAGGCCAGGGTGATCTGTTCGCGCATCGCGCTCTCCTTGCTCTCCCGGCTCTAGACCGGTCTGCATGTATCCGGGACGCTCGCCTTCCGCATCCGCTCTCGTCTACTCGAGGATCTCGGTCACGACGCCCGCGCCGACCGTCTTGCCGCCCTCGCGAATCGCAAACCGCAACTCCTTCTCCATCGCGATCGGCGTGATCAACTCCACTTCCAACTTCACATTGTCCCCGGGCATGACCATCTCCCGCTCGTCCAAGATCTGCACCACGCCCGTCACGTCCGTCGTCCGGAAGTAAAACTGCGGACGATACCCCTTGAAGAACGGCGTGTGCCGCCCCCCCTCCTCCTTCGACAAGATGTAAACCTGACCGTGAAACTTCTTGTGCGGCGTCACGCTGCCAGGCGCGCACATCACCATCCCACGCTCCAAATCGTCCTTCTCCACTCCCCGCAACAACAACCCGATGTTGTCCCCAGCCTCCGCGTAGTCGAGCACCTTGCGAAACATCTCCACGCCCGTCACCACGCACTCGCGCGTCT
Coding sequences within it:
- the nusG gene encoding transcription termination/antitermination factor NusG yields the protein MAKKWYAIHTYSGHENKVRTNLEKAIQYALQQESFGEILVATENFAVMKNGKKTITKRKTFPGYVLIEMEMSEETKHLVENIPGVTRFVGDAGNEKNPMPLSELEIARIRGHATPERERVHAEVPFKVGESVKVVDGPFCDFVGTVDEINSDRGKVRVMVSIFGRATPVELDFMQVQSI
- the secE gene encoding preprotein translocase subunit SecE, whose protein sequence is MSAVDRFNKFLGEVKVEATKVTWPSRDELRESTIVVIVAVFLISLFIYAVDIVISKGVQAVL
- the rplK gene encoding 50S ribosomal protein L11 is translated as MAKKAVAAMVKLQIPAGAANPAPPVGPALGQHQVNIMEFCKQFNAATQTQTGMIIPVVITIYKDRSFTFILKTPPAAVLLKKAAGIASGSGEPNKTKVGTVTMQQVREIAQLKMPDLNANDLDAAMSMVSGTARSMGIVVED
- the rpmG gene encoding 50S ribosomal protein L33 → MREQITLACSECKQRNYNLTKNKKLHPDRVEYSKFCPFCRKHTPHKETR